The following DNA comes from Anastrepha obliqua isolate idAnaObli1 chromosome 1, idAnaObli1_1.0, whole genome shotgun sequence.
GCTATTATGCATTCTCAACAGATGAAGAGGAGCGTATGAAGCAACAAAAAGAATTAGAAGAATCACGGAAACGCACTATAGAAGAGCAGAAGCGACGTGATGAGCTTCGAGCACAACGAGAAAAAATCATTGCAGAACGTGTACGTGCCGCTAAGAACCGACAACGAGCTCGTCTTGGATTGCCCCCATTAGAGGAGGAGGAACAAAAAGATAATACTATAAATATAGCGCAAGAGACCAAAGAAGAACGTAAAGCGCGAAAAAAGGCCAAAAAATTAGAACAGAAGCAacagaaagaagaaaaacaacgTGAATTAGAGCGCAAAAATCACGTGCGCCCATGGGATAAAGATAAAGAATACGCTACAGGCAGCTCTAAAGTCATAGACGATGAAAAATCAGAACCAAAATGGGCATATAAACCAGAGCGCTTGCCCATGTCGCAAGAGGAGTGGAATGAGAAGAAAAGAGCTGAGCGCATCACAGAATTTGCGCCCGTCAACGTTTTGACTGAGCCGCAATGCCAACCAAAACGTACAAATTTCAAAAGTATGCCGCTGCCACAAGAAATACTTGCCCCCGATAACTACAATCTAACGTTGCCGGCCGATAATTTCGCCAGCCGTCAGACATCGCGGAGGAATAGAACTTTTCAACGCCGCAACTATGAAGCAACGAATGAAGTCACAGACGATATGGAATTAAAACGTTCAGGCGCTGCCATACCGCCTCCAGTGGACCTAGAGTACGTTTCACCGCCCCCTGCTAAAAAGTCAAAATCCGGCAATGAACTCGAACGTTCAATCGAGGCAGGTCTACGCTTTCTACGCGACAATTGCGATAAAGGCAATTTGACCACGAAATCCAGTTGGACCGCAAAGGCGGATTACTAAAGGAATATACATTGTGTTGGTAccctaatgaataaaaaatataaaatatattgataATTTCGTGCTGCAGcatctttttatttaacttgccTGTTCGCTTGTAGATATTAAATGTGCATGGCAATAATTTACAAAGTTTGACTTactcttttttataaatacatacttatgagacaatatgcaatatttataaaaattataaagtgtTATTGTCAATTTGAAGAGTCAAATGTTTTAAGTGCAATTCAAagctataataaaatttaataataataataaaaaatatataagaaaatgagTTTATCGCGTTaccttgataaaaaaaaaatgcaaaacatttCAAATTATCGCAAACGCTTTTTCTTCGATAGTTTTTCAATTTGCAactatttatgtatacataaagAGTAACTGAAGAAATAATACTCATACGTGTTTGTAACGCCAAAAGTTAGAAAACTTTCACTTCTTATTGCTCTACAATGCTTAGAAAACCTGtgcacttaagtaggggagtaTGTCTGTATTTGTGCCGAAATGTGCGCAAATATGAACCGAAATATGGTttataaattagttttatacttgttttttgtgtttggttttataattaataatttttatattatataatttttgtcatATAATCACGTCGCTCAACCAATTAGCTGCAACACTTTAGAAAGAACTTCAGTTCCATTCAATAAGTAATTGTTTTCAAATTAGAGCGCATCGTATGTTCAAAATTTGTCTTTTTTCACTTCCATGAAACTACAAAATCTAAACGTTACAAATATATACCTACTGTATTCGTAGTCATTCTCTTCAACTAATTTACGAGCATTCTTTTGATACATAGTAAATTCTATAAtacgcacgtacatacatatgtagtatatCGTCACTAAAGTAATtctaaaatacaatatttgtttAAGGAAACTTATTTGCGATGCCAACATGCATTTATGCCAAGCTTTGCTGCGCCCCAACTCTTGGCTTATACCGCCAAATAGTTGTTCAGCTAGTTTTCGAGCAGTAATACGGAAAAGTATCTCATTAAAGCATTTCGCTATCGACCATATCAATGACTATGTCAGTCATTTTTTGTCGGCATAAATCGTTGGgcggaaaattcaaaataggcGCACCATCTTCCATGGCATCATGATGAATGTTTAAGTACATATCCGGCGCATGTTCCGATGAGCAAGTTGACATTGGTAAAATATCCAAAGCAAGACCAAGCGCAAAACGTCCATAGGTTTTTAACTCCTCGCGAAATCTACGAAAAATGTTATaatcataatttattttcattataataAATTCGTCTAGATAATAAACTCATTTTCGGTAGCAACCTACAGTTTTGCAAACTTTTCAGCACTGTCACAGTACTCTGGTAGGTATGTACACAAAGTTTTCAACCATCTAAAAACTTCTGCTGTATATAATTTGATGAAACTGTTTAGATGTTCATCACGCATCGCTTTGGTTGTGCAACAGAATAGTAAATTGGCTATGTCGAGCGCAATGGAACTATAACGTATCAGTTGAAAATCCACCAAGCAAACCTGTAGAAATTAACATAACCTGGTAAATTTTAGTGAttgaaaaagttaaacaaaaaactcttacatcaacagcttttttttgttctgtgTTATCACCAGCACTTTCGTAGCGATAAAGAAAGTTGTTGACCCAACAGTCGCCATGGCAAATTGCAGAAAGCGTTGATTCTGCACATACTAAATTAACCATTTGCGAAAAGAAAGAAGAGCAACCGGCGAATTTTCTCATTGCATCCAAATATTTAGAGTCCTCGGGTAGAATATCGGAAACCTGAAAAACGAGAatagcaaaattatttattttttttattttttttttttattatttatttattcattaatgtctaacaaaattcagaacagacatttaagatataaattcagaactaaaatccaaatttacaatatttaatattgaaaggtgtagtaaaattagattatcagtgttttgttgttgttgtagctgcataaacattccctatacataaacggggaatgctgctgaagtgatagtTTTTGGGCGGATATAAAcctgggtcgttccggttacgaagaagcgactgtcgtgggagcagttgttgttgtactaAGGTTTTTTcgttacatttaataaaaatattgcataacaaaaaccttgtaaatccaaatttcaaactgtacaaaatttaacaaatttaaaaaaattaacatgaaAATCAGAATCTTTGCAAAACtcaaggcgcatttattaaaggtggtggcactagaccaacaacaatgttttgtacgtttgattgtcacggcagAGTTTGGAAAAGTAGgccacaaaaattaatttccttgttttattctgtacTGTAAGCCACATGGGCACAgcgaaagaagaaaaacaaatcagctgatttaccaacaccacctttaatacaTTCGCCTTGGGAGAACTTTTgggattaaattttagtataattgtATGTAAGTTTGATgttgctcaaaaatcgcgttaattttttttaatttttgttttgcatgcaatggtaagcatttttttatttgtatataagtCTCCCGAGCATTCATTTCATATGGAAGTTTTCTAAACATTCTGAGGTTGAAAATTTggatgccaattttttttaatttgcttaatttttgtgagttttgtacaaagtttggaactcTAGTTTGCAAGGTACAGTTATGCAAGGaactatatttgtataaaaaatttacaacaaaaattggaccataaaaaatattgcgaacaTAGTAAAAAGATGAAGTGACTTAGTTATttgtatgtacaaacatatgtatgtatgtatacatattatttatgaCAGCTCATCATATTTAAGGAGCTGGCTGTATTTTCATGCTTACCATTTTAATAGCATCCTTTGTCAAGCGTTCATAGTAATTTTTATACCAATTTTCATTTGATGCACAAAATAGTCCCTCTGTGACAAGTCCGCGCAAACGTTCGAATTGAGCAAGATTTTCGAATTTATAGGCCAAACTTAGTGCATGAAATTGGGCAACCTCTTTCAGCACCAATTCAGTTTCATCTATGGTTAGACCCTTCTGCCGATCAGGCATTTGAAAGCCGCGTATACGCAAATCCTCTTaaattagataaataaatattattcataggtattatttttgtttttttttgtgtgcacaAACCCATAATCAAAAGATCGCCGCGAGCGTAGAAGCATTTGGGAGTGGCGTCAAAAACTTTTTCCGTTTTGGTTTCTTGAAATCTCAACAATTCCGGCAATATTTCCGTGTAAAATAACACTTCATTTCTAGAAATTTGTAAATtggagaaatattttatattttttaataaattaattattttataagcgctgtatgtatataaatacgtatacacatacatatatatatatatatatatactagatgtacatatatatgcatcaCAATTTCGGTTTTTGATAGGGTCACCTCCTGTACATATATTAGTTTTGACATATTTAAGGCGCAGCGTCGGTGGTGTAATGGTCAGCATAGTTGCCTTCCAAGCAGTTGATCCGGGTTCGATTCCCGGCCGACGCACAcgattttttgttcattttcaacgaattatttttaataactcCTTCAATATACAATAATTCATATTGGtattgcatatttacatacagatgtatatgtattccatattttaaatatttctcccATACTCACCTAAAGAGCTTATCGCTCTTATAAGCTTCACGTCTCTGAGCGTTTTCCGGCAGTCGCTTACAAATTAAATATTGctcccatttttgtttttttccatcCGCCGTACTCTTTCGTTGACCGGTAAGATGTGTGCGATATAGTGTAGCTGTATAATTGTCGCCGCGTCCCGACCCTTGCTCCTCCTGCAAAATACACCGCAcagttattaaaacaatttgtaTCTAGATCAAGTGCCCCAAAGAAGCggattaaaacaacaaaagcaagttATTTATGAGCATTGCAGTGCGCCGCCACTTTAATTACTAGTTTGTACTGCATTGAATTCCTCTTCAGTGGCTGCATGAACCGCAATCCACCCAAAAACAACAATGTCAACAACAATTCAATAACAATTCAATTCGGTTCGTTGTCAACCCAGTTGCTTGCTatagaattataaataaatattgcgcCACAATTAATGCAGTTCGCAGTTCACATTACCAGCTAAGCTAAATATCAATCCCCATATATCTGTGGCAGCCCAGAATCAACTAATTGTTTGATGTATATGTAGAAAAATATGTGGCGGGAGGTGGCGGCGCCAACACAATGATGTAATACTGAAATTGTTCTGGAGCTCTTACTGGTtcagcatgtacatacatatataactttTGCATGCAGTACTCCAcagggatgtatgtatgtgaaaatgtgtgtttagtgaattttttttttttaattttatttttacctcaAATGCATCGATTTGTACTTCCGGCTCTATGCTACGAAAAATTTCCCGAAATGTTTGTATTGTTAGTTTGGAGGACGAATCGCCATCTTCGGTAGGTGCATCAGTAACGCCCATAGTCTTTTGCACTTTTTCAAACTGGATGCAAGGGAGTTATAAAAAGCAGTACTTgcaaaaatgtaacaaatatatgtacctaGAAGGGCGTCAGGGGTAGTTGGTTGTGGGTGAGTCTCCTTCTTCCTGGAACTTTATTATGTACCGTTGTTGAtggtatatataaaattatatttaaatgtagTTTcggcgatttttttttgtttaacttcgAATTCGATTATTTTGGTACAGCAAATTCTTCTctcgaaaatatatttgttttttactcaGTCAGCACAACAACCGCTTGCAAGTGAACAATTTCGCACAACTATTCGCCTATGCATGCGTTCTTTTATACAAGTTTGCATTACACTTGAGTTACAATCGACCAATTGACGTTCTCGGTGCTTTCGCGTATTGCTACATCGATTTTCTCGGCAACAAACAGCTTGACAAATATGCGGGCTGTGGCGCAAGGGATATTTAGCGGCTGTCagttttttgaatgaatttttgttttgtactttATACTTTCCTTCTATTCTGTCAATTTCCGGTGTATGCGTATTTTTTTATCCTTTGCCACAGGCGGTGATGCCAtattggaaaaataattaaaatggttGCAAAGCTTATCAAATGTGTTTGCATACTTGTAGGCTGGCCGAACATCTAAACTGGTTAAGAACACAATAACTTGAATAACAAGAAATAATTTCAACCATAAGACAATACATAAAGTTGatttaaaatgaaagaaatgaggtcaattttttatttgcaacttTACTGCTAAActgagttaaaaaataaagttttttaattttcaacagaGCTAAActgagttaaaaaataaagttttttaattttcaacacagctaaaatgcgttaaaaaataagtttttttatttttaactttgctACTAAacttaatttagttaaaaagttcaataaaattaaacattcccctTACTATCAATCCTAAactggaataaataaaaatatataaaataagcaaTATACaatagaaaacacaaaaataaattatttaacaaataactgCTTAGCAGCGCTAGCAACAAAGGCCTTCGGCTATATAGAATATATACgaactaattaatttcgtagAAGCGATATGTttctttttgtgaaatttttgtgttaataacAAACGAAGGCAAAACATAAATCGTTATTATAAATGCAGTAATCCAAGCTTCATCCCTCCAATCTTCCCAGCAACAACCACAAGGCGAAACACGATTATATATACCCGTTTTCGGCTTGGACATACACGCCTGACCCACAGCAACCTCTTTCAAAACAACAATCCACAAAACCTCATTTGTCAATTCTGCAACGAAGAGATGCTTTCTATCAAACACATTGTTACATATTGTGAAGCTTACATTCAATAAGACAATCAATATCAAGCCACACAATAGAAGAACTCCTGTCCGAAGTAAACGCAGAAAACATTAAATGATTTATacactttatttacaaaattaatttgtacTTTGAAATACCATATAAATGATATacgaatattattatataaatacttatgatACGTGAAGCTGATAGGTGAAGCTTTGCTTTTAAAatcattgtgattgtaattcattacttttcca
Coding sequences within:
- the LOC129249861 gene encoding coiled-coil domain-containing protein 174 encodes the protein MNDPNKAISVNLSSLLSLKAELLRKQAEVNKAKAAQTTNQQNEYTSKKLVHQTSNNISVGDTSISKRDKKIRAKEVGKLDDVTVYEHEDSELLEKSKRVLEAKSKFYDRMTRTGGQLNSDDNCLVLFNRKHQDERVDDTFMNEEADQTEVNANVPKDSDSDSQTESDDDRGLDDEAEWVEYTDCLGRTRKCLRQDLEVVKKRDAELAASMPERLDQSKANWMINTTGACDVNGEDEDVTIGPIPSGSVFGDGISIMSKHDEQRANWERKEQENIDKADVHYQDVFFDEARQHGVGYYAFSTDEEERMKQQKELEESRKRTIEEQKRRDELRAQREKIIAERVRAAKNRQRARLGLPPLEEEEQKDNTINIAQETKEERKARKKAKKLEQKQQKEEKQRELERKNHVRPWDKDKEYATGSSKVIDDEKSEPKWAYKPERLPMSQEEWNEKKRAERITEFAPVNVLTEPQCQPKRTNFKSMPLPQEILAPDNYNLTLPADNFASRQTSRRNRTFQRRNYEATNEVTDDMELKRSGAAIPPPVDLEYVSPPPAKKSKSGNELERSIEAGLRFLRDNCDKGNLTTKSSWTAKADY
- the LOC129249871 gene encoding uncharacterized protein LOC129249871; the encoded protein is MGVTDAPTEDGDSSSKLTIQTFREIFRSIEPEVQIDAFEEEQGSGRGDNYTATLYRTHLTGQRKSTADGKKQKWEQYLICKRLPENAQRREAYKSDKLFRNEVLFYTEILPELLRFQETKTEKVFDATPKCFYARGDLLIMEDLRIRGFQMPDRQKGLTIDETELVLKEVAQFHALSLAYKFENLAQFERLRGLVTEGLFCASNENWYKNYYERLTKDAIKMVSDILPEDSKYLDAMRKFAGCSSFFSQMVNLVCAESTLSAICHGDCWVNNFLYRYESAGDNTEQKKAVDVCLVDFQLIRYSSIALDIANLLFCCTTKAMRDEHLNSFIKLYTAEVFRWLKTLCTYLPEYCDSAEKFAKLFREELKTYGRFALGLALDILPMSTCSSEHAPDMYLNIHHDAMEDGAPILNFPPNDLCRQKMTDIVIDMVDSEML